ACCAATCCGGAGAATGATGTGCTCTGAATCCGACGCCACGTGAATAGTAGACACTGGTGAAAGTTGCACCTGCGCTTTCAATGACTTTAATTGCAGGTCCGGTGGCCTTTGTTGTTTCTACTGGAATTGGACAGGTGTAGTTTTCGGTGTCTTTCAAAATAGCAACCCCGTCGTTCATTGATCCTGTAACCATGCCAAGATCTTTCATTGTCTTCATATCTAGTAGCTTGACGTTTTCCAGCTTACCTTGCTCGTAGAATTTCTGAATAGTCGATAGTTTCACCTCATTAAGTATCAACTTTTGGTGTCTATAGAAACCTCTCTTTGGGAACAATTTCCAAAGGGGCGTTTGACCACCTTCAAACCAGTCTGGGACAGAGGACCTGGCCTTTTGACCCTTCTGACCACGGCCAGACGTCTTACCCAAGCCAGAACCTGGACCTCTACCAACCCTCTTGACTCTATTCTTAGAGTCCTGTGTTGGGGTGAGGCGGGCCAAAAGAGAAACCGGACGCGCAAACGATGGACTGGTAGGATGCAGTGTGGCTAGCCTTGACAACATTGCTCTTCGATATGTTTCTGACTCCCTAGGGGTTCGCTATGTATTCAAAGTTATTAATACAAGTCGTCTATTAAAGAGTTCGTCGacaaatttgagaaaacatGAAGAGGATCTGAAGTGAAAAGtaagaaaatggtgaaattgaaattcGCTAAATAAGAAAAACTCCAAGAAATAGGgggaggaagaaaaaaaaataaaaaaaaaacagcaaagaTAATCCAAGTTGGCGGTTAAAGTTCATGGTTGTCTACACTTTTTCAATCGGTGAACTCAATAATCCAGGGTGGGGGAGGAGTCATACGTTGACCAAGTACTTATAGTAAATGGCAACCAAGGAAGAGAGCAAGGCCCCCAAGAGGAGAATGTGGACAAGTTTGtcaccaacaacaagagGAACATCCACGTAAACCCCGTCAAAGTCACCATTGGAATAATAGTGCAacatttcattttccttttcttgCCAATGGGACTCTATCCAGGGCTCCACCTCCCTGTCTATAGTTTGAACGTCTATTAGTATCGAGACCAGCGGCGGCTGGTTCCCCCAAATGTACAGCTGGACAACGTTAAAGACATCCTGGGCCATCCTATCAAGCGAACACCCCTTATACCCCATTGTCAGCGTGATGACTTGGTTACCCATCTCTTTAACTGCCAACTGTAGTCCCTTAACGCGTGGTAACAATACCCCATTCCAGATTGGCTTGTTAGTTTTCCGTGCCCATTGGTGTGATTTTTCACGGTTGTTATGTGACATATTGGTGCCTTCGGGGAAGATCAGCATCCAAAAGGAATCACGTTTGCTGGTTTCGTTGAATTGACAGGCCATCTTTTCTGCGTCCCTTTGCCAATTACGGGCAAGAAATACAAAGGAATAGTTGATCATTCCGTAACCCAAAATAGGCAACTTCTTTAATGACTCCTTCATAATGATGTAAATATGTGCTCCCATATCGCCAACATTTCTATATGCCAAATACCAGATGTACAGCCAGTCGGTGTACATTTGATGGTTGGCAATGACAATTGCCCGACGTGGTAACTGCAATTGCCCCGCATTGTAGTATCTGGCCATGGCCTCTCTGTCTTTGAAGACCAACCTCAATGTCGTCCCGCTCGTAAACCAGCAAGTGCAAAACGTGAGGAGCTGTATGAACCATCGCTTCGAATCATCAAGCCATTCTTGCGTGTGACGTCCATTGATTGTTAGGATGAGCCATTGAATAGAAACAATGGTAACACAACCGGAGAAAAACACAATTCCAAACAGTAACTGACGAATCGGCCAGTAAAGGAGGCGCCAGGAAATAATCGGCATGGATGTGTGTCCTATAATAATAAGATAAGGACGAGAGAAAAGATTATATGGATAAGGACAAACACTATTgagaagaacaagagaaaaCCTTGTTTCTCTGTCAAAATATAACCTATTTAAATGGCAAATTTGTACATCAACAATACCCAACCCCAAACTCTAAACGA
The Pichia kudriavzevii chromosome 2, complete sequence DNA segment above includes these coding regions:
- a CDS encoding uncharacterized protein (PKUD0B02220; similar to Saccharomyces cerevisiae YNL284C (MRPL10); ancestral locus Anc_3.77), which translates into the protein MLSRLATLHPTSPSFARPVSLLARLTPTQDSKNRVKRVGRGPGSGLGKTSGRGQKGQKARSSVPDWFEGGQTPLWKLFPKRGFYRHQKLILNEVKLSTIQKFYEQGKLENVKLLDMKTMKDLGMVTGSMNDGVAILKDTENYTCPIPVETTKATGPAIKVIESAGATFTSVYYSRGVGFRAHHSPDWFLENKGYLPLRARPIARRDIQYYSNPEKRGYLTGSDYIKNIHVGGKRIEKKVKKTPLDLEVESASKDNSNGSFVRSAIVSFADLKL
- a CDS encoding uncharacterized protein (PKUD0B02230; similar to Saccharomyces cerevisiae YBR042C (CST26) and YDR018C (YDR018C); ancestral locus Anc_3.244), with the protein product MPIISWRLLYWPIRQLLFGIVFFSGCVTIVSIQWLILTINGRHTQEWLDDSKRWFIQLLTFCTCWFTSGTTLRLVFKDREAMARYYNAGQLQLPRRAIVIANHQMYTDWLYIWYLAYRNVGDMGAHIYIIMKESLKKLPILGYGMINYSFVFLARNWQRDAEKMACQFNETSKRDSFWMLIFPEGTNMSHNNREKSHQWARKTNKPIWNGVLLPRVKGLQLAVKEMGNQVITLTMGYKGCSLDRMAQDVFNVVQLYIWGNQPPLVSILIDVQTIDREVEPWIESHWQEKENEMLHYYSNGDFDGVYVDVPLVVGDKLVHILLLGALLSSLVAIYYKYLVNV